A stretch of the Clostridiales bacterium genome encodes the following:
- a CDS encoding InlB B-repeat-containing protein yields the protein MNNEYYSMKKRLLAIVMSLMMIFQMIPAGAFAAGEGRITSQPLRAGAGTYHISFKDIPAGDNFVPAGNMINNPAPDPDPAPEGQQFIGWYCEAVGVWFSTQYRPTSDMEFVPKYGWEVRFRNHNGDVIETKQVPDGEAIGDLPAVPARDDYKDGYWGIGIATQTGQSAEWSAGEQVTSDYVVGNDLDIVAGYKRITYTITFYTNADKTETVTIRTVDADTHYCVNDLPAVPEKAGYTGKWVYYDKKTNTNEDYNNQVAVSEDTAVWAAYDQNVFTVTFKTGDDVYQTGTYYIGDELILPADPVIEGKQFEGWYVDETEYVGGEEVTSDLVLDAQFIDMFSVTFIVENGGEEQERLSQFFRTGGEAIATMPQDPFVAGKAFEKWVIKGTDTEVTADTVVNGDMVVVAKFRTVTIYDITAEYYYLNNRGVEVIFNTDLLQVEAGQLPYTITAPSSTQTDPDEVPGAPIYYPETPTVTVEEDDFNDDNECTVRIKYVKYTAEYDFVYMLKDLEGDGYSEIERKHIYGVLNSYVTPSVNTYDYATLELAEGTIINQAEGQELKVYYTRKQYQLTYETNGGSYVGGATVPYGTEAAVSSTVPTRTGYTFAGWYIDADLTQSAGSTVTIEENTTLYAKWTGDTVNYSIVYLFEKYNDAGTASSFVYENSETGSGTVGETVYATDGTIPDKTKAGWVKDDTQNASSSVEIAADGSSVLYVYYKLREYTFIFNGGTYTQWYTYNVEATLTGKNVTGTGTLNYTITVKLGQDISSAWPGNVTGRYNSGTNWWPVWNNVSFNGWYNPQEQSRYVTKRTIVTPEMLPNSGTSITYTAQWTGNAYTYTVNYWLQNADDDGYTKSEEYSQTYTSSGGNLGAKEIAGYTYDHGNSGAQNVTQYDFYYNRDTFQIDYFYGSTNLDTIENIKFDANINKAPYVWTPTAAQCGVDSDYTFGGWYSNSGLTAQYTFSTMPATNVVLYAKWTAPSYTVSFVDGDNPSTEMSDSQTVEKYKRASAPTTSPTKEGYTFDGWYSTADGDTLFDWNTQITEDTTVYAHWTKATLSYTVRYVDEEGNPVADDKNVSNPNLTVDQNITEQAIAVAGYRPQDASQTLKLSDDISKNVLVFVYSEKAETTSYKVYYILDPNDYPDEDIAVAAAKTVENVPGDTASVIELAAAVDYDSLIAAHPEFEGYEFFPDEVEKTLTLTATAEQNSFYFYYSKFKSATVTVRFVDMDGNAIADEDTQILKIGKTYTLSRTPITGWALNKAVVGTNYNGDDAGSTYKITTEIANNGLIFTLFYQKKLTITAVNRIKPYDGTALKIASTISDQVTIEGLLSDKGHTLASIGYTYSGADNAEGDGRENAGVATVTPENATISGASENYYQIRYISGTLEVTKINVTVRVEPDRWTGNVYDGTVRKAGFTNNKSIDEYVIISHDGYKTQYLNDIWATVVGKATYDATAGGHKYYGIAEADAGDYTYFENVLTLADLPQNDNYSVNLYVRPGRLEIKPKPVTITTGSATKVYDGTALTKEDGYTVDGIVEGETYGLEITGSQTEVGNSLNSYIITWAGENEYTAKAKNYSIIDNLGILTINDATLSITIKNKTTTYNGSEQNGYAAPETVTGTGSPIDMDEYTITGLAEGDVLEVTGYEPSFGTDASIYTNGSFDEATISISRNGTNVTSNYEITTNAGGLTINPVEIELTADSATKEYDGTALTKNTYKITKGAFVGEEGLASVTVEGSQTVVGKSANTITGHTLKENTEAENYTIAYKQGELEVTKASVEITITAGDGEQTYNGNALTNTEVTVTSGELLEGDELVATATGSATNVADTAEGNNPIALRATRSCTAIRT from the coding sequence ATGAATAACGAGTACTACAGCATGAAGAAAAGGCTTCTGGCGATTGTCATGTCCCTGATGATGATCTTCCAGATGATTCCGGCAGGCGCATTCGCGGCAGGCGAAGGCCGCATCACCAGCCAACCGTTGCGCGCAGGTGCTGGGACCTACCATATCTCATTTAAGGATATACCCGCAGGTGATAATTTTGTCCCGGCGGGCAATATGATCAATAATCCAGCTCCTGATCCTGATCCGGCGCCGGAAGGCCAGCAATTCATAGGCTGGTACTGCGAAGCTGTTGGGGTATGGTTCTCGACACAGTATAGACCTACTTCTGACATGGAATTCGTGCCCAAGTACGGTTGGGAAGTCCGCTTCCGGAACCATAACGGAGACGTGATTGAAACCAAACAGGTCCCTGACGGTGAAGCAATCGGAGATCTTCCTGCTGTTCCGGCTCGTGATGATTATAAAGATGGCTATTGGGGGATAGGTATTGCAACTCAAACCGGCCAGAGTGCTGAGTGGAGCGCAGGCGAACAAGTGACCAGTGATTATGTTGTCGGGAATGATCTGGATATTGTTGCTGGTTATAAAAGGATTACTTATACCATCACATTCTATACAAATGCGGATAAAACTGAGACTGTAACAATAAGGACCGTTGATGCGGATACCCACTACTGCGTCAATGACCTTCCTGCTGTACCCGAAAAGGCCGGGTATACTGGCAAATGGGTCTACTACGATAAAAAGACTAATACTAACGAAGATTATAACAATCAGGTGGCTGTTAGCGAAGATACAGCTGTCTGGGCAGCATATGACCAAAATGTATTTACCGTTACATTTAAGACAGGTGACGATGTTTACCAGACCGGTACATATTATATAGGTGACGAACTGATTTTGCCTGCTGACCCTGTAATTGAAGGCAAGCAGTTTGAAGGCTGGTATGTCGATGAAACAGAATATGTCGGAGGCGAAGAGGTTACCTCTGATCTCGTTCTTGACGCACAATTTATTGATATGTTCTCCGTCACCTTTATTGTTGAGAATGGTGGAGAAGAACAGGAACGGTTGTCTCAGTTCTTCCGCACGGGAGGCGAAGCCATCGCTACGATGCCCCAGGATCCTTTCGTGGCGGGTAAAGCCTTCGAAAAGTGGGTTATTAAGGGCACTGACACAGAAGTGACCGCCGACACCGTTGTCAACGGCGATATGGTGGTTGTAGCTAAGTTCCGCACGGTAACGATCTATGATATCACTGCTGAATATTATTACCTGAATAACAGAGGAGTCGAAGTTATTTTCAATACAGATCTCCTTCAGGTGGAAGCAGGACAATTACCCTACACGATCACAGCGCCCTCCAGTACGCAGACAGACCCGGATGAAGTGCCAGGGGCTCCGATCTATTATCCTGAAACACCCACTGTAACAGTTGAAGAAGACGACTTTAATGATGACAATGAGTGTACGGTTCGGATCAAGTATGTAAAGTATACAGCGGAATATGACTTTGTATACATGCTTAAGGATCTGGAAGGGGACGGATACAGCGAGATTGAACGGAAACATATCTATGGCGTCCTGAACAGTTATGTTACGCCTTCTGTCAACACCTATGATTATGCGACCCTTGAACTGGCTGAAGGAACGATCATTAACCAGGCTGAAGGACAGGAACTGAAAGTATATTACACTCGTAAACAATACCAGCTGACCTATGAAACCAACGGCGGCAGTTATGTGGGCGGCGCAACAGTACCATACGGCACTGAAGCAGCAGTTTCTTCCACTGTCCCGACGCGTACCGGCTATACCTTTGCCGGTTGGTATATAGACGCCGATCTGACACAATCTGCAGGATCTACGGTTACTATTGAAGAAAACACAACCCTGTACGCGAAGTGGACCGGCGATACAGTCAACTACTCGATCGTCTATTTGTTCGAGAAGTACAATGACGCCGGTACGGCATCTAGCTTTGTATATGAAAATTCCGAAACCGGAAGTGGCACAGTAGGTGAAACTGTCTATGCCACAGATGGAACCATCCCGGATAAGACCAAAGCTGGATGGGTCAAAGACGATACACAGAATGCCTCTTCCAGCGTGGAGATTGCTGCAGACGGATCGTCTGTCCTGTATGTGTATTATAAGCTGAGGGAGTACACTTTTATCTTCAATGGAGGTACATATACCCAATGGTATACTTACAACGTTGAAGCTACGCTGACCGGCAAAAATGTTACCGGCACGGGAACATTGAACTATACTATTACAGTCAAGCTGGGACAAGACATTTCTTCAGCGTGGCCTGGAAACGTGACTGGCAGGTATAACTCTGGTACCAACTGGTGGCCGGTTTGGAATAATGTTTCCTTTAACGGTTGGTATAATCCGCAGGAGCAGAGCCGTTATGTGACAAAACGCACGATTGTGACGCCTGAGATGCTGCCCAACAGCGGAACATCCATTACGTATACAGCCCAATGGACTGGTAATGCATACACATATACAGTCAATTACTGGCTCCAGAATGCGGATGATGATGGCTATACCAAGTCTGAGGAATACAGCCAGACGTATACGTCATCCGGTGGCAACCTGGGCGCAAAAGAAATTGCCGGTTACACGTATGATCATGGCAACTCCGGAGCGCAGAATGTTACCCAATATGATTTCTACTATAACAGGGACACTTTCCAGATTGACTACTTCTACGGCAGTACGAATCTGGACACAATAGAAAACATCAAATTTGACGCCAACATCAACAAGGCGCCGTACGTCTGGACGCCCACTGCCGCCCAGTGCGGAGTTGACAGTGACTATACTTTCGGAGGCTGGTATTCCAATTCCGGTTTGACTGCCCAATATACATTCTCCACTATGCCGGCTACCAATGTTGTGCTTTACGCGAAGTGGACCGCTCCGTCCTATACGGTCAGCTTTGTGGATGGAGACAATCCGTCAACCGAGATGTCGGACAGTCAGACGGTTGAGAAATACAAGAGGGCAAGCGCGCCGACGACCAGCCCGACCAAAGAGGGTTATACTTTCGATGGCTGGTATTCCACGGCGGACGGTGATACCCTCTTCGACTGGAACACCCAGATCACTGAAGACACCACAGTGTATGCTCACTGGACAAAAGCAACGCTGAGTTATACAGTCCGCTATGTCGATGAAGAAGGCAATCCGGTTGCGGACGACAAGAATGTTTCCAATCCGAATTTGACGGTTGATCAGAACATTACAGAACAGGCGATCGCAGTCGCGGGTTATCGGCCGCAGGATGCCAGCCAAACCCTGAAACTTTCCGATGACATTTCCAAAAACGTGTTGGTTTTCGTCTACAGTGAGAAAGCGGAGACGACCAGCTATAAGGTCTATTATATCCTGGATCCGAATGACTACCCTGATGAAGATATTGCTGTTGCAGCAGCGAAAACAGTTGAAAATGTTCCCGGCGATACGGCTTCCGTAATTGAGTTGGCAGCGGCTGTGGATTACGATTCGCTTATAGCGGCACATCCGGAATTCGAAGGATATGAGTTCTTCCCGGATGAGGTCGAGAAGACGCTGACCCTGACCGCAACTGCCGAACAGAACAGTTTCTACTTCTACTATTCCAAGTTCAAGAGCGCTACGGTCACGGTCCGCTTTGTCGACATGGACGGCAACGCGATCGCTGACGAAGACACTCAGATCCTGAAGATCGGTAAGACCTATACCCTGAGCCGGACGCCTATTACCGGATGGGCGCTCAATAAAGCGGTTGTAGGAACCAATTATAATGGCGACGATGCCGGATCCACTTATAAGATCACGACAGAGATCGCGAATAATGGACTGATCTTCACCCTGTTTTATCAGAAGAAGCTGACCATCACAGCAGTGAACAGGATTAAACCATATGATGGAACAGCTTTGAAGATTGCTTCCACCATTAGTGACCAGGTGACCATAGAAGGCCTTTTGAGTGATAAAGGACATACGTTGGCAAGCATCGGATATACTTATTCCGGTGCAGACAATGCAGAGGGCGATGGACGCGAGAATGCCGGTGTGGCTACAGTCACTCCCGAGAACGCGACAATCAGCGGGGCAAGTGAAAATTATTATCAGATCCGTTATATCAGCGGCACATTGGAAGTGACAAAGATCAATGTCACTGTCCGCGTGGAACCTGACCGCTGGACAGGAAACGTTTATGACGGAACTGTAAGGAAGGCCGGTTTTACAAACAACAAGAGCATTGATGAGTATGTAATCATCTCTCATGATGGGTATAAAACACAATACCTTAATGATATCTGGGCTACAGTCGTAGGAAAAGCAACATACGATGCAACAGCCGGCGGTCATAAGTATTATGGCATTGCAGAAGCTGATGCCGGTGATTATACCTATTTTGAAAATGTACTGACGCTTGCTGATCTTCCGCAGAATGACAATTACAGTGTCAATCTGTATGTTCGTCCAGGGCGCCTGGAAATCAAGCCGAAGCCTGTGACGATTACAACAGGAAGTGCTACGAAGGTATATGATGGAACTGCGCTGACCAAAGAGGATGGATATACTGTTGATGGAATCGTTGAAGGCGAAACCTATGGGCTTGAGATTACAGGATCTCAGACCGAGGTTGGTAACAGTCTAAACAGCTATATCATCACTTGGGCAGGTGAAAATGAGTATACTGCCAAGGCGAAAAATTATAGTATTATAGACAACCTTGGTATACTGACGATAAACGACGCAACACTGAGTATCACAATTAAAAATAAGACAACCACCTATAATGGATCTGAACAGAATGGTTATGCAGCACCAGAAACAGTAACTGGTACTGGATCACCAATCGATATGGACGAGTATACAATTACAGGTCTAGCAGAAGGCGACGTGTTGGAGGTTACAGGATATGAGCCTTCTTTCGGAACAGATGCCAGTATTTATACCAATGGCTCTTTTGATGAGGCAACCATATCTATCTCTCGGAACGGAACAAATGTTACTTCTAATTATGAAATCACAACTAATGCAGGCGGACTGACGATCAATCCCGTGGAGATTGAACTGACTGCGGACAGTGCGACGAAGGAGTATGACGGAACCGCACTGACCAAGAATACATACAAGATTACAAAGGGCGCGTTTGTCGGCGAAGAAGGCCTGGCGAGCGTAACGGTTGAAGGCAGCCAGACGGTGGTCGGCAAGAGCGCGAACACGATTACGGGCCATACGCTGAAAGAGAACACCGAGGCGGAGAACTACACCATTGCCTATAAGCAGGGAGAACTGGAAGTAACCAAGGCTTCCGTGGAGATCACAATCACGGCAGGGGATGGCGAACAGACCTATAACGGCAACGCCCTGACGAACACGGAAGTGACGGTAACGAGCGGCGAACTGCTGGAAGGCGATGAGCTGGTAGCGACCGCGACGGGCAGTGCAACGAATGTGGCAGACACAGCAGAAGGGAACAACCCGATTGCTTTGCGGGCTACAAGATCATGCACGGCGATACGGACGTGA
- the glmS gene encoding glutamine--fructose-6-phosphate transaminase (isomerizing), producing MCGIVGYTGRRQAAPILLEGLEKLEYRGYDSAGLAVRNGSELAEIVKATGKLYHLADKTDQGRALPGCCGIGHTRWATHGDPSMTNAHPHVSGNCTGSACGAVESDVAGVHNGIIENYIELKEKLLRHGYSFYSDTDTEVVVKLVDYYYKKYKIGPIDAITRTMVRVRGSYALALMFKDYPDEIFAARKDSPLIIGASDDEAYLASDVPAILKFTRSVYYIDNLQAARISPGQIRFYDLNGDEVELPLTEITWDAAAAEKGGYEHFMLKEIHEQPEAVRDTLSSLIHDGRIDLSAAGLTDEEIKAIPQVDIVACGSAWHVGMAAQYVIEDIAKIPVRVELASEFRYRNAPMVANTLVIVISQSGETADSLAALRVAKERGAKTLAIVNVIGSTIAREADHVLYTMAGPEIAVATTKAYSAQLVAAYALAIHMAGVRGEITDEEYTRYTGEMLTLPEKIRRVLDEKERLQWFSSKIANAHDIFFIGRGLDYAISLEGSLKMKEISYIHSEAYAAGELKHGTISLIENNTLVIGVLTQSGLYEKTVSNMVECKSRGAFLMGVTTNGNFSVEDTANFTVYIPKTDEHFTASLAVVPLQLLGYYTSVNRGLDVDKPRNLAKSVTVE from the coding sequence ATGTGCGGAATCGTAGGATATACCGGAAGGCGGCAGGCCGCCCCGATTCTCCTGGAAGGACTGGAAAAGCTGGAATACCGCGGGTATGATTCCGCGGGACTGGCGGTGCGGAACGGCTCGGAACTGGCGGAGATTGTGAAGGCCACGGGCAAGCTGTACCACCTGGCGGACAAGACGGACCAGGGACGCGCCCTGCCGGGCTGCTGCGGAATCGGCCATACCCGCTGGGCGACCCACGGGGATCCGAGCATGACCAATGCGCACCCGCATGTGAGCGGCAACTGCACGGGCTCCGCCTGCGGTGCGGTGGAATCTGACGTGGCCGGCGTCCACAACGGGATTATCGAAAACTATATCGAGCTGAAGGAAAAACTCCTCCGGCACGGATACTCCTTCTACAGCGACACCGACACCGAGGTGGTGGTGAAGCTGGTGGACTACTACTATAAAAAATATAAGATCGGGCCGATTGACGCGATTACCCGGACCATGGTCCGGGTGCGCGGAAGCTATGCCCTGGCCCTGATGTTCAAGGACTACCCGGATGAGATCTTCGCCGCCCGCAAGGATTCTCCCCTGATCATCGGCGCCTCGGACGATGAGGCATACCTGGCCTCGGACGTTCCGGCCATCCTGAAGTTCACCCGCAGCGTGTACTACATCGACAACCTGCAGGCCGCGCGGATCTCCCCCGGGCAGATCCGCTTCTACGACCTGAACGGCGACGAGGTGGAGCTTCCGCTGACGGAGATCACCTGGGACGCGGCCGCGGCGGAGAAGGGCGGATACGAGCACTTCATGCTCAAGGAGATCCACGAGCAGCCGGAAGCCGTCCGCGATACCCTCAGCTCCCTGATTCACGACGGGCGGATCGACCTGAGCGCGGCAGGACTGACGGACGAGGAGATCAAAGCCATCCCGCAGGTGGATATCGTCGCATGCGGATCTGCCTGGCATGTGGGGATGGCTGCCCAATATGTCATCGAAGATATCGCCAAAATACCGGTTCGGGTGGAACTTGCATCCGAATTCAGATACAGAAACGCCCCGATGGTGGCAAACACGCTGGTAATCGTCATCTCCCAGTCCGGCGAGACGGCGGACAGCCTGGCCGCGCTGCGCGTGGCGAAGGAGCGCGGCGCGAAGACCCTGGCCATCGTGAACGTAATCGGCTCCACCATCGCCCGGGAGGCGGACCATGTACTCTACACCATGGCCGGCCCGGAGATTGCCGTCGCGACCACCAAGGCCTACAGCGCCCAGCTGGTGGCGGCCTATGCGCTGGCCATCCACATGGCCGGCGTCCGCGGGGAGATTACGGATGAGGAATACACGCGCTACACCGGGGAAATGCTGACCCTGCCGGAGAAGATCCGCCGGGTGCTGGACGAGAAGGAACGCCTGCAGTGGTTCTCCTCCAAGATCGCCAACGCCCATGATATCTTCTTCATCGGCCGCGGGCTGGACTACGCGATCAGCTTGGAAGGCAGCCTGAAGATGAAGGAAATCAGCTATATCCATTCCGAAGCCTATGCAGCCGGCGAGCTGAAGCACGGCACGATCTCCCTGATCGAAAACAACACGCTGGTCATCGGTGTGCTGACCCAGTCCGGCCTGTACGAGAAGACCGTGTCCAACATGGTGGAGTGCAAGAGCCGCGGCGCTTTCCTGATGGGCGTGACCACCAACGGCAACTTCTCCGTCGAGGATACCGCGAACTTCACCGTCTACATCCCGAAGACGGACGAGCACTTCACCGCGTCCCTCGCGGTGGTGCCGCTGCAGCTGCTTGGCTACTACACCAGCGTCAACCGCGGCCTGGACGTGGACAAGCCCCGGAACCTGGCCAAGAGCGTAACGGTGGAATAA
- a CDS encoding LL-diaminopimelate aminotransferase, whose amino-acid sequence MIKVNDNYAKLKESYLFYRIGQKVKAYKEAHPGEPVYRLGIGDVSLPLCDAAVKALHEAADDQGSAERFQGYTPEPGMPFFREAVANYYAGRGISLQTAEVFVSSGASDELGDILDLFSRESAACIMEPAYPAYLDANIMAGRRITTLSAGPENGFLPTPEENPDADLIYLCSPNNPTGAVYSREQLKKWVDWANACGAVILFDAAYEAFIEDDRLPHSIFEIEGARTCAIEICSLSKTAGFTGTRLGYTVIPLDLERGGMNLNAMWVRNRTTKTNGVSYIIQKGGTAVFTPEGQEQIKKNIHYYKNNARVLMDALDKAGIEYWGGKNAPYVWMRCPKGMGSWEFFDRMLNDIQVVGTPGEGFGPCGEGFFRLSAFGHADETRTAAERMYRLLESLK is encoded by the coding sequence ATGATCAAGGTCAACGACAACTACGCGAAGCTGAAGGAATCCTACCTTTTCTACCGGATCGGCCAGAAGGTGAAGGCATACAAGGAAGCCCATCCCGGCGAACCGGTGTACCGGCTCGGCATCGGGGACGTATCCCTGCCGCTGTGCGACGCGGCGGTGAAAGCCCTGCACGAAGCGGCGGACGACCAGGGAAGTGCGGAGCGCTTCCAGGGCTATACGCCGGAACCCGGCATGCCCTTCTTCCGGGAAGCGGTGGCAAACTACTACGCCGGTCGGGGCATCTCCCTGCAGACGGCGGAGGTGTTTGTCTCCAGCGGCGCGAGCGATGAGCTGGGCGATATCCTGGACCTGTTCAGCCGTGAATCGGCCGCCTGCATCATGGAGCCGGCGTATCCCGCCTACCTGGACGCGAACATCATGGCCGGGCGGAGGATCACCACGCTGTCCGCCGGACCGGAGAACGGTTTCCTGCCGACCCCGGAGGAAAATCCGGACGCCGACCTGATTTACCTGTGCTCCCCGAACAACCCCACCGGCGCCGTCTACTCCCGGGAACAACTGAAGAAATGGGTGGACTGGGCCAATGCCTGCGGCGCGGTAATCCTCTTTGATGCGGCATACGAAGCGTTCATCGAGGATGACCGCCTGCCCCACAGCATTTTTGAAATCGAGGGCGCACGCACCTGCGCGATTGAGATCTGCTCCCTGTCCAAGACCGCCGGATTCACCGGCACCCGCCTGGGCTACACCGTGATCCCCCTGGACCTGGAGCGCGGCGGCATGAACCTGAACGCGATGTGGGTGCGCAACCGCACCACGAAAACGAACGGCGTTTCCTACATTATCCAGAAGGGCGGCACTGCCGTATTCACCCCGGAAGGCCAGGAGCAGATCAAAAAGAATATCCACTATTACAAGAACAATGCCCGGGTCCTCATGGACGCGCTGGACAAAGCCGGTATCGAATACTGGGGCGGGAAGAACGCGCCCTACGTCTGGATGCGCTGCCCCAAAGGCATGGGCAGCTGGGAATTCTTCGACCGGATGCTGAACGACATCCAGGTGGTGGGCACCCCCGGGGAAGGCTTCGGCCCCTGCGGGGAAGGTTTCTTCCGCCTGTCCGCCTTCGGCCACGCCGACGAGACCAGGACCGCCGCGGAACGCATGTACCGCCTGCTGGAATCCCTGAAATAA
- a CDS encoding CTP synthase, producing MTKYIFVTGGVVSGLGKGITAASLGRLLKARGLKVAAQKLDPYINVDPGTMSPYQHGEVYVTEDGAETDLDLGHYERFIDEDLNKYSNLTTGKVYSNVIRKEREGGYLGSTVQTIPHITDEIKRFIYRVGEKTDADVVITEIGGTIGDIESQPFIEAIRQVGLEVGRENSLYVHVTLVPYLKASGEHKSKPTQHSVKELQGMGINPNIIVLRVDEKITDGSIFTKIAHFCNVKPDCVIENVTLPILYAAPLMLEEAHLSGIVCRELHIDAPQPDLKDWREMVERVRHQNKTVKIGLVGKYVQLHDAYLSVAEALRHAGYALDARVEITWIDSETLTKENIKSTMAPLHGVIVPGGFGGRGIEGMILTAQYAREHHLPYFGICLGMQIAVIEYARNCAHLSGANSHEFDETSSYQVINFMPGQNDEIDKGGTLRLGKYPCILRPDTKIAGFYKKEEISERHRHRYEFANEYRDTLQAAGLCLSGLSPDGRLVETVEIPSEDFFIGVQFHPEFKSRPNRPHPLFLGFIGAAIQKE from the coding sequence ATGACGAAGTATATCTTTGTAACCGGCGGTGTGGTATCCGGACTGGGAAAGGGAATTACGGCGGCATCCCTGGGGCGCCTGCTGAAGGCCCGGGGCCTGAAGGTTGCGGCCCAGAAACTGGACCCGTATATCAATGTGGACCCCGGGACGATGAGCCCCTACCAGCACGGCGAGGTGTACGTGACCGAGGACGGCGCGGAAACCGACCTAGACCTGGGCCATTATGAGCGGTTTATTGACGAGGACCTGAACAAGTATTCCAACCTGACCACCGGCAAGGTCTACTCCAACGTGATCCGGAAGGAGCGGGAAGGCGGCTACCTGGGCAGCACCGTGCAGACGATTCCGCATATCACGGATGAAATCAAGCGTTTCATCTACCGCGTCGGCGAAAAGACGGACGCGGATGTGGTGATCACCGAAATCGGCGGCACGATCGGCGACATTGAAAGCCAGCCGTTCATCGAAGCCATCCGCCAGGTAGGCCTGGAGGTCGGAAGGGAGAACTCCCTGTACGTCCACGTGACCCTCGTCCCGTACCTGAAGGCCAGCGGGGAGCACAAATCCAAACCCACCCAGCACTCCGTCAAGGAACTGCAGGGAATGGGCATCAACCCGAACATTATCGTCCTGCGGGTGGACGAGAAGATTACCGACGGATCGATCTTCACCAAGATCGCCCACTTCTGCAACGTCAAACCCGACTGCGTGATCGAGAACGTCACGCTCCCGATCCTCTATGCGGCTCCCCTCATGCTCGAGGAAGCCCACCTCTCCGGAATTGTCTGCCGGGAGCTGCATATTGACGCCCCGCAGCCGGACCTGAAGGACTGGCGGGAGATGGTGGAGCGCGTCCGCCACCAGAACAAGACGGTAAAGATCGGCCTGGTGGGGAAATACGTCCAGCTGCATGACGCCTACCTGTCCGTGGCGGAGGCGCTCCGCCATGCCGGATACGCGCTGGACGCCCGGGTGGAAATCACCTGGATCGATTCCGAAACACTCACAAAAGAAAACATAAAAAGCACAATGGCGCCCCTCCATGGCGTGATCGTCCCCGGCGGATTCGGCGGCCGCGGCATCGAGGGCATGATCCTCACTGCCCAATATGCCCGGGAGCACCATCTCCCATACTTCGGCATCTGCCTGGGCATGCAGATTGCCGTGATCGAGTACGCCCGGAACTGCGCACACCTCTCTGGCGCAAACTCCCATGAGTTTGATGAAACCTCTTCCTACCAGGTGATCAACTTCATGCCGGGCCAGAACGACGAGATCGACAAGGGCGGTACCCTGCGCCTGGGCAAATACCCGTGCATCCTCCGCCCTGATACGAAAATCGCCGGCTTCTACAAAAAGGAAGAAATCAGCGAGCGCCACCGCCACCGCTACGAATTCGCCAACGAATACCGGGATACCCTCCAGGCCGCCGGCCTCTGTCTCTCCGGACTTTCCCCGGACGGCCGCCTGGTGGAGACTGTTGAAATCCCAAGCGAAGACTTCTTCATCGGCGTTCAGTTCCACCCCGAATTCAAGAGCCGCCCGAACCGCCCCCATCCCCTCTTCCTGGGGTTCATCGGAGCAGCAATTCAGAAAGAATGA